From the Musa acuminata AAA Group cultivar baxijiao chromosome BXJ1-2, Cavendish_Baxijiao_AAA, whole genome shotgun sequence genome, one window contains:
- the LOC135595243 gene encoding T-complex protein 1 subunit alpha-like has translation MAIVAQTPDILGERQSGQDVRTQNVVACQAVANIVKSSLGPVGLDKMLVDDIGDVTITNDGATILKMLEVEHPAAKVLVELAELQDREVGDGTTSVVILAAELLKRANDLVRNKIHPTSIISGYRLAMREACKYVEEKLATKVEKLGKDSLVNCAKTSMSSKLIATDSDFFANLVVDAVQAVKTTNARGEVKYPVKSINILKAHGKSAKDSYLLNGYALNTGRAAQGMPIRVAPARIACLDFNLQKTKMQMGVQVLVTDPRELEKIREREADITKERIQKLLKAGANVVLTTKGIDDMSLKYFVESGAIAVRRVRKDDLRHVAKATGATVVTMFADMEGEETFDLSLLGHADEVIEERIADDDVILIKGTKNSSAVSLILRGANDYMLDEMDRALHDALCIVKRTLESNMVVAGGGAVEAALSVYLEYLATTLGSREQLAIAEFAESLLVIPKVLSVNAAKDATELVAKLQAYHHTAQTKADKQHLSSMGLDLSKGIVRNNLEAGVIEPAMSKVKIIQFATEAAITILRIDDMIKLVKDERETEED, from the exons ATGGCGATCGTTGCTCAGACGCCCGACATCTTGGGAGAACGGCAGTCTGGCCAAGACGTCCGCACCCAGAATG TGGTGGCGTGCCAAGCGGTTGCTAACATTGTGAAATCGTCCCTCGGACCAGTTGGTCTCGATAAG ATGCTGGTTGATGACATTGGTGATGTCACAATTACCAATGATGGTGCAACAATACTAAAGATGTTAGAAGTTGAGCATCCGGCTGCCAAG GTTCTTGTTGAACTTGCTGAACTTCAAGATCGAGAAGTTGGAGATGGAACAACATCAGTGGTTATCCTGGCTGCTGAGTTACTTAAG AGAGCAAATGATCTTGTGAGAAACAAGATTCATCCAACTTCTATAATTAGTGGCTACAGG CTTGCAATGAGAGAAGCTTGCAAATATGtcgaagaaaaacttgctacaaaA GTTGAAAAACTTGGAAAAGATTCACTTGTAAACTGTGCAAAGACAAGCATGTCGTCAAAATTAATTGCAACTGATAGTGATTTCTTCGCTAACTTG GTTGTGGATGCAGTTCAAGCAGTGAAGACTACAAATGCAAGAGGAGAAGTTAAGTACCCAGTAAAG AGCATAAACATTTTGAAAGCTCATGGAAAAAGTGCCAAAGATAGCTACTTGCTGAATGGATATGCTTTAAATACAGGCCGTGCAGCTCAAGGGATGCCTATCAGGGTTGCACCTGCAAGAATTGCTTGTCTTGATTTTAACCTTCAAAAGACAAAAATGCAGATGGGTGTTCAAGTCTTGGTCACAGACCCAAGAGAACTTGAAAAAATTCGTGAAAG GGAAGCTGACATAACTAAGGAGCGCATCCAGAAGCTTCTAAAAGCTGGAGCTAATGTTGTACTAACAACCAAGGGAATCGATGATATGTCGCTAAAG TACTTTGTTGAGTCTGGAGCTATTGCTGTGAGGCGTGTTCGCAAGGACGACTTGCGACATGTTGCAAAAGCAACTGGGGCAACTGTG GTGACCATGTTTGCTGACATGGAGGGAGAAGAAACATTTGATTTGTCACTTCTTGGACATGCTGATGAAGTTATAGAGGAGCGCATTGCTGATGATGATGTAATTTTGATCAAGGGCACAAAGAATTCTAGTGCG GTCTCATTGATTCTTAGAGGTGCTAACGACTATATGCTTGATGAGATGGATCGGGCTTTACACGATGCATTGTGCATTGTGAAGAGGACCCTTGAGTCGAATATG GTTGTTGCTGGTGGTGGTGCTGTCGAGGCTGCATTGTCTGTGTACTTGGAGTATCTTGCTACAACTTTGGGATCTAGGGAACAGCTGGCAATTGCAGAATTTGCAGAATCTCTTCTCGTCATACCTAAG GTGCTTTCTGTGAATGCGGCAAAGGATGCCACCGAGTTAGTAGCAAAACTTCAGGCTTATCACCACACTGCCCAAACCAAGGCAGACAAGCAGCACCTTTCAAG TATGGGGTTGGACCTCTCAAAAGGTATAGTTCGTAACAATCTTGAAGCTGGAGTTATTGAGCCTGCAATGAGCAAAGTGAAGATTATACAG TTTGCAACCGAAGCAGCTATAACAATTCTGCGGATTGATGATATGATTAAGCTTGTGAAAGATGAAAGGGAGACTGAAGAGGATTAG